One Rhizobiales bacterium GAS188 DNA window includes the following coding sequences:
- a CDS encoding Uncharacterized conserved protein YjbJ, UPF0337 family — MDTDRITGATKEAKGAIKEMAGKITGNEKLKAEGKADKIAGKVQNAFGQAKDNLRDAVKRADEAGE, encoded by the coding sequence ATGGATACAGATCGCATCACGGGCGCGACCAAAGAGGCCAAAGGCGCCATCAAGGAGATGGCCGGCAAAATTACCGGCAATGAGAAGCTGAAAGCCGAGGGCAAAGCCGACAAGATCGCCGGCAAGGTCCAGAATGCTTTCGGGCAGGCGAAGGACAACCTGCGTGACGCCGTCAAAAGGGCGGACGAAGCGGGCGAATAA